One segment of Bradyrhizobium sp. CB2312 DNA contains the following:
- a CDS encoding efflux RND transporter periplasmic adaptor subunit: MTGPDGSEQLVKKHDFVQMRHYTIAGLLAASFALAGCGQPTSQAAAPPPAPVTVAQPVKRTVTDWDEFTGRFEAIEEVQVRPRVGGFVNSVEFQDGAIVHQGDLLYVIDPRPFEAVAEQADGQLSDARAKVELAKRELDRGLNLVQTSAVSEQVVDQRRQALQAAHAAETQAAGALKAARLNIEFTHVTAPLTGRVSRHLVSPGNLVQGSDTGTSTLLTSIVALDPIYVYFDMDEATFIKYSKLWFEGKRPSSRETANPVQVTLAGETKPSHDGSINFLDNRLDVSTGTLRSRAVVKNTDLSILPGQFGRVRLIGSAPYEALLIPDAAVATDQSRKIVFVVKPDDTVEARAVVLGPLDEGLRVIREGLKPDDRVIVNGIQRARVGAKVAPQTAQAPAGGKS, encoded by the coding sequence ATGACTGGACCGGACGGAAGCGAGCAACTTGTCAAAAAGCACGATTTCGTTCAGATGCGGCATTACACAATCGCGGGCCTCCTCGCCGCTTCCTTCGCTCTCGCTGGTTGCGGGCAGCCGACTTCGCAGGCCGCCGCGCCGCCGCCCGCGCCGGTGACCGTGGCCCAACCGGTCAAGCGCACCGTCACCGATTGGGACGAGTTCACCGGCCGCTTCGAGGCGATCGAGGAGGTGCAGGTGCGCCCGCGCGTCGGCGGCTTCGTCAACTCGGTCGAATTCCAGGACGGCGCCATCGTGCACCAGGGCGATCTGCTCTACGTGATCGACCCGCGTCCGTTCGAGGCGGTGGCTGAGCAGGCTGACGGCCAGCTGTCCGATGCGCGCGCCAAGGTGGAGTTGGCCAAGCGCGAGCTCGACCGCGGTCTGAATCTGGTCCAGACCAGCGCGGTCTCCGAGCAGGTCGTCGACCAGCGCCGCCAAGCCCTGCAGGCCGCGCACGCGGCGGAGACGCAGGCGGCGGGCGCGCTGAAGGCCGCCCGGCTCAACATCGAGTTCACGCATGTGACCGCGCCACTCACCGGTCGCGTCAGCCGCCACCTCGTCAGCCCCGGCAATCTCGTGCAGGGAAGCGACACCGGCACCTCGACGCTGCTCACCTCGATCGTCGCGCTCGACCCGATCTACGTCTATTTCGACATGGATGAAGCGACCTTCATCAAATACAGCAAGCTGTGGTTCGAGGGTAAGCGCCCGAGCTCGCGCGAGACCGCGAACCCCGTGCAGGTGACGCTCGCCGGCGAGACCAAGCCGTCGCACGACGGTTCCATCAACTTCCTCGACAACCGCCTCGATGTCTCCACCGGCACGCTGCGCAGCCGCGCCGTGGTCAAGAACACCGATCTGTCGATCCTGCCCGGCCAGTTCGGTCGCGTTCGCCTGATCGGCAGCGCGCCCTATGAGGCGCTGCTGATTCCGGACGCTGCGGTCGCGACCGACCAGTCCCGCAAGATCGTGTTCGTGGTCAAGCCTGACGACACCGTCGAGGCGCGCGCTGTGGTGCTCGGTCCGCTCGACGAAGGCCTGCGCGTGATCCGAGAAGGGCTGAAGCCCGATGATCGCGTCATCGTCAACGGCATCCAGCGCGCCCGCGTCGGCGCCAAGGTCGCCCCGCAGACTGCTCAAGCGCCGGCCGGTGGCAAGTCATGA
- a CDS encoding multidrug efflux RND transporter permease subunit has product MNLGRLSINQPILAMVLSIVLLIVGAIAYTTLPVSEYPQVVPPTVVVTTQYPGASAQTVSDTVAAPIEQEINGVEDMLYLYSQATSNGQLTITVTFKLGTDLDKAQVLVQNRVAIAQPRLPEEVQRNGVTTRKNSPDILMVVFMLSPDDTFDQLYISNYALLQVRDQLLRLDGVGDIQIFGARDYSMRLWLDPDRIANLGLTSTEVIAAIRAQNIQIAGGQIAEPPITDRAFQPNLTFTGRLKDPRQFEDILIKAGSDGRVVRLRDVARIELGALAYSTNSFLLRKSAVGMLVTQRPGSNALATAKGISDTMTKLKESFPRGLDYNIGYNPTEFIAQSVHELIKTIYEAMLLVVVVVLVFLQGWRPAIIPIIAIPVSLVGTFAVMAALGFSINNLTLFGLVLAVGIVVDDAIVVVENVERHLEHGLSRRDAALKTMEEVGGALVSIALVLCAVFVPTAFLGGISGQFFQQFAVTIAVATAISCFCSLTLSPALASLILTPHEEKRPPAAWNVIARGWNAFTGVFNRLFDRLSHGYAGLANFVIRHSVVMLLIYVVLIGSAGWLIGTTPQGFIPAQDRGYIIVSVQLPGAASLARTTEIVREIERIALDTPGIIRVAAFAGFSGATRTQQGNAAALFPVFDEPEARLKKGLTASAITAELRKRLAALQGAFIIVIPPPAVPGIGTGGGFTIRIQDRQGRGPELLAAATDELVAAARKSPLLLGPTVFSPFTANTPQLFVDIDRTKAQKLGVPISNINDTIQTYFGSTYVNDFNLFGRTYHVTAQADFPFRKEASDLARLRTRNASGDMVMLGSVVEFKDVSGPDRVARYNLYAASELQGEPAPGVSSTTALNTIKKLADDTLPSGFSFEWTDLSYQQITGGNAGLYVFPICVLFVYLVLAAQYGSWTLPFAVILIVPMCLLAATIGVRIMGQDVNILTQIGFVVLVGLAAKNAILIVEFARDIENEGKPRLEAVIEACRLRLRPILMTSFAFILGVLPLVISSGSGSEMRQAVGVAVFFGMIGVTLFGLLFTPIFYVVVRNLAEGRRDKKPEVAAS; this is encoded by the coding sequence ATGAATCTTGGCCGTCTCTCCATCAACCAGCCCATCCTCGCGATGGTGCTGTCGATCGTGCTGCTGATCGTCGGCGCGATCGCCTACACCACGCTGCCGGTCTCCGAATATCCGCAAGTGGTGCCGCCGACCGTCGTCGTCACTACGCAATATCCCGGCGCCTCCGCGCAGACCGTGTCCGACACGGTCGCAGCTCCCATCGAGCAGGAGATCAACGGCGTCGAGGACATGCTGTATCTCTACAGCCAGGCGACCTCGAACGGCCAGCTCACCATCACCGTCACCTTCAAGCTCGGCACCGATCTCGACAAGGCCCAGGTGCTGGTACAGAACCGCGTCGCGATCGCGCAGCCGCGGCTGCCTGAAGAGGTCCAGCGCAACGGTGTCACCACGCGCAAGAACTCGCCCGACATCCTGATGGTCGTGTTCATGCTGTCGCCGGACGATACGTTCGACCAGCTCTACATCTCCAACTACGCGCTGCTCCAGGTCCGCGACCAGCTGCTGCGCCTCGACGGCGTCGGCGACATCCAGATTTTTGGCGCGCGCGACTACTCAATGAGGTTGTGGCTTGACCCCGACCGCATCGCCAATCTCGGCCTGACCTCGACCGAGGTGATCGCGGCGATCCGCGCGCAGAACATCCAGATCGCGGGCGGCCAGATCGCCGAGCCGCCGATCACCGACCGCGCTTTCCAGCCGAACCTCACCTTCACGGGACGCCTGAAGGACCCGAGGCAGTTCGAGGACATCCTGATCAAGGCCGGCTCGGATGGTCGCGTCGTGCGTCTGCGCGACGTCGCCCGCATCGAGCTGGGTGCGCTGGCCTACAGCACCAACAGCTTCCTCTTGCGGAAATCGGCGGTCGGCATGCTGGTGACCCAGCGGCCCGGATCGAATGCGCTTGCGACCGCCAAGGGCATCTCCGACACCATGACGAAGCTCAAGGAGAGCTTCCCCAGGGGTCTCGACTACAATATCGGCTACAACCCGACCGAGTTCATCGCGCAGTCCGTCCACGAGCTGATCAAGACCATCTACGAGGCCATGCTGCTCGTGGTCGTCGTCGTGCTGGTGTTTCTGCAGGGCTGGCGGCCTGCGATCATTCCGATCATCGCGATTCCCGTTTCGCTGGTCGGCACCTTCGCGGTGATGGCGGCGCTCGGCTTCTCCATCAACAACCTCACTTTGTTCGGCCTGGTGCTCGCGGTCGGCATCGTGGTTGACGACGCCATCGTGGTGGTCGAGAACGTCGAGCGGCATCTCGAGCACGGCTTGAGCCGGCGCGATGCCGCGCTGAAAACCATGGAGGAGGTCGGTGGCGCACTGGTCTCGATCGCATTGGTGCTCTGCGCGGTGTTCGTCCCGACCGCGTTCCTGGGCGGAATTTCCGGTCAATTCTTCCAGCAATTCGCCGTCACCATCGCGGTCGCGACCGCGATCTCCTGCTTCTGCTCGCTGACGCTGTCGCCGGCGCTTGCCTCGCTGATCCTCACTCCGCACGAGGAGAAGCGACCGCCTGCCGCCTGGAACGTCATCGCGCGCGGATGGAATGCCTTCACTGGCGTCTTCAATCGCCTGTTCGACCGGCTCTCGCACGGCTATGCCGGCCTCGCCAATTTCGTGATCCGGCACTCCGTGGTGATGCTGCTGATCTATGTCGTGCTGATCGGCAGCGCCGGCTGGCTGATCGGAACGACGCCGCAGGGCTTTATTCCCGCCCAGGACCGCGGTTACATCATCGTCTCCGTGCAGTTGCCGGGCGCGGCGTCGCTGGCGCGCACGACCGAGATCGTGCGCGAGATCGAGCGGATCGCGCTCGACACGCCGGGCATCATTCGCGTCGCCGCCTTCGCCGGCTTCTCGGGTGCAACGCGCACGCAGCAGGGCAACGCGGCCGCGCTGTTTCCGGTGTTTGACGAGCCCGAGGCGCGGCTGAAGAAGGGGCTGACGGCGAGCGCCATCACGGCCGAGCTGCGCAAGCGGCTCGCCGCGCTCCAGGGCGCGTTCATCATCGTCATTCCGCCGCCGGCCGTGCCCGGCATCGGCACCGGCGGCGGCTTCACCATCCGCATCCAGGACCGCCAGGGCCGCGGGCCGGAGCTGCTCGCCGCAGCCACTGACGAGCTTGTCGCCGCGGCGCGCAAATCGCCGTTGCTGCTCGGCCCCACGGTGTTCTCGCCGTTCACGGCGAATACGCCGCAGCTCTTCGTCGACATCGACCGCACCAAGGCGCAGAAGCTCGGCGTTCCCATCTCGAACATCAACGACACGATCCAGACCTATTTCGGATCGACCTATGTCAACGACTTCAACCTGTTCGGCCGCACCTATCACGTCACGGCGCAGGCGGACTTCCCGTTCCGGAAGGAAGCCAGCGATCTCGCGCGGCTGCGCACGCGCAACGCCTCCGGCGACATGGTGATGCTCGGCAGCGTGGTCGAGTTCAAGGACGTCTCGGGCCCTGACCGCGTCGCGCGCTACAATCTCTATGCGGCCTCCGAACTGCAGGGCGAGCCGGCGCCGGGCGTCAGCTCGACCACCGCGCTCAACACCATCAAGAAGCTCGCCGACGACACGCTGCCGAGCGGCTTCTCCTTCGAATGGACCGACCTGTCCTATCAGCAGATCACCGGCGGCAATGCCGGCCTCTACGTGTTCCCGATCTGCGTGCTGTTCGTCTATCTCGTGCTCGCCGCGCAATATGGCAGCTGGACGCTTCCATTCGCGGTGATCCTGATCGTGCCGATGTGCCTGCTAGCTGCCACCATCGGCGTGCGCATCATGGGACAGGACGTCAACATCCTCACCCAGATCGGCTTCGTGGTGCTGGTAGGCTTAGCTGCAAAGAACGCGATCCTGATCGTCGAGTTCGCGCGCGACATCGAGAACGAAGGCAAGCCGCGGCTGGAGGCGGTGATCGAGGCCTGCCGCCTGCGTTTGCGGCCGATCCTGATGACGTCCTTCGCCTTCATTCTCGGCGTCCTGCCGCTGGTGATCTCGTCCGGCTCCGGCTCGGAGATGCGACAGGCGGTCGGCGTCGCCGTGTTCTTCGGCATGATCGGCGTCACCCTGTTCGGGCTTCTGTTCACGCCGATCTTCTACGTGGTGGTGCGGAACCTGGCCGAAGGGCGGCGCGACAAGAAGCCGGAGGTGGCGGCTTCTTAA